tatacgcataaaaataaaaatatttatttattaaaattattaatatatttatattttacaatattattattttaattattatatatttgttcatataaatattgattatatttatattttttttatgtatattagTAATATAATCGATTTAACTATTTTTAGttcatcatataaaaaatgaattataaaaagaaatataaataaatcttttcatttatatgtatatttatctGTTGTTCGTTTTAATTaggaatatttttaaaaatatttaaaaatatttatgtcTTAATGTATGTATCActattttaattaaatataaataaaaaaaaaaaaaaaagaaagaaaaaaaaaagaactTATAGATGCTTTATACACATGgaatattgttttttttctttttttttaaatttaatatatgatatatattttattttattaaaaaaatatatatttaaataacatatatgtttttgttcaaaatatttcttagtataataatacataaaaaaatatatgtaaaaatggaaatagttatatgtttttattaatattttctattaaaaataaaaatatatagacATATTAAGAATAGTAGGATACAATAGAAAATGTTTAAGTTTttctacatttttttttttatattaaaaagaatatttataaacaatattttAAGTATTATTCTGTCTTTCATAGTTAATGTGTTCTTTCTATAATTTAgatataatttctttttcttaaattaatgtgtacaatatatatatatatatatatatatatatattacaatattaatagttcatttattatatatatctatatattgtatggtacaaagatataaaaattagCATAGGAAAAAgtaattttataattatcttCTATATACTGTTAtgactttttttttatttatttactgCTAATAACTTTCTTACAAATTTcaaaaacatatttataaataatttataataatttttatatccctttaataatgaatatatatttattttttcaaatttgaaatatatataattaatatattaactatgaaatattaattattaaacatatatatatatatatatatatatatatatttatattttattggaaattatatattattgcATTTGAGGAATATATGTAGGGAGAATAAGATGTACAATCgttttatttaaaaaataaaataaggAAATAAAAGGGGATAACGagatataaaaacaaaGTATGAATAAATTTAATGAACTTCAAAATTATGAACAATATACTTAAACaggtatatattatattatcatttaagTTTCTTTTGAatttgtttaaaaaaaacatgctaattataatattaatattatgataaaaatttttaagaATGTATGATgtttatgttatatttaatatatatatatatatatatatatatatatatatggcATATTTATTCCtgtataaaaattaatgcacgttatatataatataatattatatatatatgaagaatTATGTATGggttaaatatattattttgttttgaATATCATTGAAggaatatttataaatataagaagAAAATTCAATTGCTTTAATAACATTGAACttttttgtattaaatGTAAGTATATTCTTTGAAAATCACTGTATCcatatgtttataaaaaaaatacatataaataggaatatatataatatatgtatgtatatatgtgtatatgtatatatgtatatatttatatatgtatatatgtatatatgtatatatgtatatatgtatatatatgtatatatatatatatatatatatatatatatatatatatatatatatatatatagttatatactgttataatttatatgttatattaatattttcgataatattttaaattaaaatatatgtcATAAGCATATTTACAATTTAAACAATATATCGTaaaattacaaatatattaaagcattaaaagataataatatattacttttttttttttttttcattcgaatttatttttattgtgTTAGCACCTAATATTTTAACGTGCgcatattttatatatgtaaaataataagaatacataagaaacatataatttatagATGTATATActtgattttttttaaataaaaataaaataaataaataagtaaatatatatatatatatatatatatatatatagagGGAGTAAGAAGGAAGTTGATTcacaataaatatatcagttatttttatgatgattatatataatatattaattccagcttatgtatttatatatcttcATATTATGAACATCGCAAGAAAGGTAAgtattttttgtaaattttatattataataattaaaagGATACACCACGTTTTATAATGTCATTTGCTAGTACGCATATTGGttgtacaaaaaaattatgcACCAAAGAAAAAGACGTACagttatattaaaataggatcttatatatatatatatatatatatatatatttatttatttatttatttattcttttatttattaatttatatattaaataatatatatatgtatatatattttttttttaaaaatattttttaaatcgaattgaaaaaataatttcgatacaaaaaatatattattctatatatttttaaaaaaattatatttattttttcacactattatataagaaaaaaataaatacttcaactattatataaaattcttcaaacattattttatgtttttatatatcatttcattttatatatctacaaaaaaaaaaaaaaaaaaatatatatatatataaatctcAAAATAacttaaaattttttatttttttcttttccattatattttattttaaaatatatctcacaaaaaaaaaaaaaatgttaatatacaatatattttatttacatatttgaatgaaaaaatatatttttaaaataacaatattgatatattttataatttcaaGAATAAACgtatatttgtatatattagtATCAgctatttatttatatattatatatatattatctactgatatattattttgcCTATTTTGGAGAATATATTAGTATATCCGAATCTTTTGCCAACATCGGGATACCTCTTTCCTTATATACTCTTACGTTTTGTTTAAAGAACATAACAAGATGTCGAGGGTACACACACgcaattattattacagGCACCCTAACTCAAAAGCTGTTAGTGAGAATgtatatgaaataattCGTGCGAAGAATAAACAGGCAcagagaaaaaaatatttaaaaatatttttatgcCTTTCCTTATGcattcttttatttttattaggTTATGCATTCATAGTGgtaatgaatatataacatatatgtaaaaattaagtacataagaatatatatatatataactcaataaataaataaatatgcatgtatatatatatatatatatatatatatatatatttacttattatatatgtattcaTTTTTACAGTATAATAGTTCCATTGACGGAAGAAGATCCTTGTACCCAAAGAAAAGTTCGAAGAAGTCGAGAAAACTCTCTGAATTAGTACTTGCTGATTATCCTTCTTCAAATTATACTTCTTCAAATTATCCTTCTTCAAAAATGGATGATTTAAAAACTCTTGAAAATGATTGGAATAGTTCAAATGAAGCTGTGGATGACGAAGGTATGTGTAAGGATCCTTTTGGAAATATTCTTGATGTACCGAAGCATGAGAATGATTCGTTATATAGGGATTATAACACAAGTATGTttgatattaaaaatattaaaatcGAAGAAATATCCTTGCCGTTATCCAAACTGGAATTAAGCCATATTATTAGTAGGCTAAGTAAAGATGTTCCTAAAGAATATCTTATGAACTTATGGCTACAAGCATTTGCTGTATCAAATGATTTGGTAGAAATTGTAAATGttttaaatgaatatatagaatattataagaatCAGGTGGATAAATGTATAGATTTAACTAATAATGGTAATTATACTTGTTGGAAAAAATGTAATCTTGAATTGGCtaaaacattattatttgaacatatagaatataaaacaaaattcTATAAAGTTTTAGTTACCAGACATATGTAAATctataacattttttatataaataaataaataaataaataaataaatatatatatatatatatatatatataatatatatattttatatcaaTTTGGTACGAAATACTTTTCAAGTAGTACCATTTGTACAGtagtatattttatttttctaaGATAGAacgaaataaaaatgaagtccttatatatttataattatatgtataattaaatGTGATTTATTAtgcatataaataaataaatatatacatatatatatatgtgtgtgtgtgtgtgtattttagtgtgtatatatatatgtggctatatatatacatgtataagtgttttatttttcttatagAAACTGTgtgtttaatatattttcgTTTAGTGctttaattattttatataatattctatTCATGATGTGGTTCGTATTATTTACATACAATATAcaaacataaatataactcaaatatttaataaaaatataatatctcatgtaaaaatatatattacaagAGATTATAAaagtttattatattaaaaatattttaaaaaaatagaaagcaaaaaagaagaaaattaattatacaaaatatatatatatatatatatatatatatattaaagtgggtacatattttttgatcatttttctttttctgTTCCTTATTGAATTTCATGAAATATCAAAACatgaatttattttttattcaattataacataatatagtaataataattatacacAAGAAAAACAATTTTGCATAAATgacatatttttattatttattcataatatatattgataaaaaTTGGAACTTGTTTTTTTggaaattataatttttttaagcatattaagaaaataaaatagaataATAGTATGAAACTTATACATgcataaaataattataatacacatataatatattaaaagaatagATCTAACGTGATGGTTctaaaataatatgatattttaatttttttcttttttaaactattttatcaatatttaTCAATTTTCATATCTCTCCTTAAAAATAACACAcactatatatatatatatatattaattttttcaaataaatatatttagCATTATTTGTCTgtgttatataaaataatttgttaTAAATCAGTGTAAATAAcaattcaaaaaataatagtagattaattaatatagtttattatttatttaccaaatattaaaaaaaatgaaagtatgtttaattaatattttgtcACAAAgtatgattatatatatatataatatgtatatatttaaatttttgtgtatgatttattttttaatgtattatttttataaaataatttatatttcgtaattatttataatatattctttgtgatatataaataactatttaatatatatatatatatatatatatatatatatatataatattaatataatttggTCCAAACGAAAGAGAACGATTTTTGTTTctaattattatgaatatattttattcaaataatacgtaaagtaaaaaaaaaatgttttatatcaaattatacaatttttattttattttattgattaatactttttttttccattatgtataattaaaatagaatacttatttttaacggtgtaaatatattatagaGATTATTGAATTTTCTATTAAATATGGAAATAAagtaaaaagaaataaataaatttgtataattaaaaatatgaaaaaaaaaatttattatcctttttttccTTGAAGGGAAACAAAATCTaatacttttatatataaaaatatttcatttatttatatatatagatacataaagaaaaaaaaaaaaaagattgcacattatatatatatatatatatatatatatattatagccttatttatatatagcACAAAGTTGAgcatataaattaatattaaaatgatatagaagttttttttttttttttaaatatataggtaatatattttaatatatatttatataaacgtataataaatatatatatatattttaaattgtttgaattttttttttttttttgctaTTTTTGCGTTATTGCaattaataatttgtaCGTCTTCTTTTGGAGTTATTAATAGTTTCTTCATTCTATTGAGTACAACAAAGACGTACAAAAccaaaaatataataatagggaataaattaaaaaaaaagtatattttattaaaaaggaaatgtatttataaggattttatttttctttttatataagtAATTCATATCATTGTGctatattaaataaaaatatgtatatatgcatatatttatatgttcttattattcaaaaaaaatatatgcaCATTTTATTGAAACATTGCTTGCatatattactatatatatatatatatatatatatatatatatatttatatgtgaacaaaaaaatattattataaattaataatatatatatatatatatatatttatttttattttattttttttattatttaaataaaaatacatgtgcttcaaaaatattcaaatattttaatattaatatcatttaaattttttataaatttcttaaaataataaagtagaaaaatatacacaattttttttttcatctttttattactattaaaataatttttgtgttattatatattttcattttagaaattgaattttatatatccacaaaaatatataaaaatgatagGAATTGATTTTTACTCGATTTTtaacaaaatttttattttcttatgTCTTAAAGCAAGCTgttttgaatttttttatttggGAAATGAATACAAGAACTCATGGAAAGTTTTCATAGTGTTGAAATGcttgttttgtttttccatctatttatttttgatgatgtccttatttttattggtaatgaataaaataaatataatatctatataaataaatgaatacatttttttgtttgaTTTGATTTGTTTGATTTGATTTGATTTGTTTGATTTGTTTGATTTGATTTGATTTGATTTGTTTGATTTGATTTGTTTGATTTGTTTGATTTGATTTGATTTGATTTGTTTGATTTGATTTGATTTGATTTGTTTGATTTGATTTGTTTGATTTGATTTGATTTGATTTGTTTGATTTGTTTGATTTGATTTGATTTGTTTGATTTgattttgttttatttttttttttatttcagTTGTGTTGCATTTTGAGAGATGGTCTACCTTCATATTTAAGCTCGGTTAGTAAATCTGTGAATGCTATAATACATATGCAGATAGAAAATGATTCAGATTCAGATGAATTTAAAAGTATCATAGATGATAATACAATTGTAGTTAATAATACAACAGATACATCTTATAAAGATGCTCGATATTTTTATACtgaacatatattttctaGTTATACTTCATCTGGTAGTTATAGAAGTAATTTAAGTATCAAGAAATGTAGGGACTTTTCATTATTTGAAAACAAAGaagatatttatattcttctaTATTCCTTACATAGAATGCCTAAAAAGTGTGATATAATGGGTATATGGTATCAAGCAATATATGTAGcaaaaaattcatataaaatgaaagagaacttaaagaaatatatgtgGTGTTATTTCGCTAATTATCCCAAAGCAATATTACCTTATTATAAGGAATCTATTAAGATAATTTTAAGAAATTTTTCGGATGAGGTTTCATTTAGAATGTATCcttatttaataaaatataataaaaggtTCATAAAATTAGTTGAAATAAAACCTAAATTGAATATTATtgtgaaatatatatgggCATTCACAGAATTTTTGGACCGTATAAAAAgagatatatattttaaatacaAAAGGGGATGTTTTAAATTCGTTATTGATTATAACGAAAACTTAGCAAATAACAAtacttttttaaaatatattgacatttctaaaaattaaatatattatatgtgttacaaataaattttatacacacatataagtaaatacatacatataaccatatatatatatatatatatatatgtatatgcttatgtttatattttacatttatttgaataaaCATATTTGTGTACCCATATATTTGGTATAGGAcgtattattttatttcatattattctttttttgcatgtgatatatatatgtaaaaagaaaagaacgtttataaataagaaagtatataaaaattttacaTAAGATATAAGCAGTagtattaatattataataaaataaatcacacataatataatataatataatataatataatataatataatataatatgatataatataatatattatatgatattatattataatttcaatttttattacaaatatattatatatatatatttttaggCTAAAGTTTGGAAACATGGAAGGAATTATAATACCATGTTTAGgaaaatttatacataccaatttctttttattataaagaatatttaaaaaggCGTCACAAATATGTttacattatatttctttcaaatataatgcttataaaaatgtgtaatttattttattttattattattatttttttttaatgtagTATGTTACTATATAAGTAATTTTCAGAATGTTCTGCTAACGTTTTCTTTATTTgaatgaataatattaatatattttattaggaataaaatatatatatatatatatatatatatatatatatatataagattGATGTGTTTTTGAAAAGAATATGATGATtctaatattatatcaattctattattgatataaaattctttaaaatttaataatccatgtgattttttttttattgtttcTTATATTGTGAGATTATTACTTTATGTTAAGtatgatattttttcaaaatgtagttgtatgtatttttattgtttctggagtgtatatattagaaTCTTATACTGTaagtataaatatgaacacacacacatatatatatatatatatatgtatattatatatatatatatattattttaaaaaaatttatatttatgacatgtaaattttaataaacattttataatatgttccattattataatttaatttatgttatattttgatataaagataatagacatatattaatgttatgatggattttatttttaaatagaTAAATATCATGATAtggaatatttttataataatacatataatattatatatataattatatatatatatatttgtgtgATTCTAAtactttatattatattttataaaaatataaatatttattattagaatctttttttttttctttttttaaataaatttatataaaattatttgcATTAATTTTCNNNNNNNNNNNNNNNNNNNNNNNNNNNNNNNNNNNNNNNNNNNNNNNNNNNNNNNNNNNNNNNNNNNNNNNNNNNNNNNNNNNNNNNNNNNNNNNNNNNNNNNNNNNNNNNNNNNNNNNNNNNNNNNNNNNNNNNNNNNNNNNNNNNNNNNNNNNNNNNNNNNNNNNNNNNNNNNNNNNNNNNNNNNNNNNNNNNNNNNNNNNNNNNNNNNNNNNNNNNNNNNNNNNNNNNNNNNNNNNNNNNNNNNNNNNNNNNNNNNNNNNNNNNNNNNNNNNNNNNNNNNNNNNNNNNNNNNNNNNNNNNNNNNNNNNNNNNNNNNNNNNNNNNNNNNNNNNNNNNNNNNNNNNNNNNNNNNNNNNNNNNNNNNNNNNNNNNNNNtaaaattatttgtattaattttttatattttttcaaaattttttaataatacatctaaaattatttttatttaatttaaaaaaaaaaaaaaaaaaaaaaaaaaccttttatgaattaatattgttttaatgttttttttttttattatttttttttttttttttgttcttacataatgatatatcattttctatataaaaaggaatatataaattaatatttatgtatgtgtttgaaaaaaataaaattacaatatatagcaggaatatataatatttattatcatttatttttttatatattttttaacaattttatttatttatattttatttttacaaaggtgtgtattaatatatatatatatatatatatatatgtaatatttaaataatttattaatacaataaaaattaagGATGATTTTATGttacaaaagaaaaagtaTAAGGATATGCATTTtatgttttcttttttattaataagTTTATAATAGCttaacattatatattttttatacagtatcctttaaatttattatttcctatttattttatatataagggttcatatttaatataataataataattattattattattattctatttatttttattacatgaaaaaaaaatatatataatataatataatataatataatataatataatataatataatataatataataacatattatattaaaaaattcgtttcctttttctttttgttatagttttatattatttctttgtataaatttatttttttaatttataaaatattatatggaatttttaataattcaaggacatgtatatatatagtattaTAAGGTactaaaaaatataatatatttctaatattaatttgtttgttttttcttatatatatttattaatttgtttgtaaatgaaatatatgtatataaatatgcatttataataaaataattttcatcgctaaaataaaagaatttttttttttttctttttttcctttGAGTTTTTATAAGgattatttaaaaagaaaaaaattcattatttGTGTATTCTGCAAAaagatatttatttattaaaaaaaataatataaaaaaagaaaaacgcgaaaacataaaatgaaaaaaaagaaaaaagaaaatcGGGTgtacttattttttttttttttttttgttgaaaatataaattataaaatatttgaaaacattatataaatattataaaaatatttctgCGTTCTTTGAAAAAAGGaaaacatttatttttatgtgtacatttaaataaattaatattgttTTTGAAAACATCGGAAAATGTTacgaaatatatatagatactttatattaacaaaagtgattttaatgtattcatttttatatatttttacatatagGAAGAATTTGTTtatctatttattttatacatatatatagcagagaatatatttaaaatatatgataaaatatatatatatatatatatatataaataaccTTGTAgattttattaaatcattcatttattgatataaaataatatatatattatatatatatatatatatatatatatatatatatataattaatgaaaataaaaattgtgACATActgaatatttaaaaaataaaaatatacatagtgaatacaatatttattatatacttttattattattttatgtagtaaatataataaatatttactataatttttttaggtcaatataaaaaatgtgacataaaaaaaacaagaaaaaaaaagaaaaaaaaaaggaaatgcaatagtaaataatattataatttaatatcctatgtaaaaaaaattatttcatttaaacttttttatatttcttttgttttgtATGATgagaatatttttattatcatatattttattgttgaacacttattatttattaagaataaaaattatatagagaaacataaaaatatatgaactataaaatataagaatgAACATTGTGAAAACAAAGAaataatcattataatataatatatatataatatatatattattatatatatatatataatatatatattattatatatatatatataatatatatattattatataataaattaaattctATACTTAAACAATcgaatataataaaatatgtattttattaaagggaaaaaaatataatatattttttgttttgtttttattttattttattttatttttta
This is a stretch of genomic DNA from Plasmodium reichenowi strain SY57 chromosome 14, whole genome shotgun sequence. It encodes these proteins:
- a CDS encoding putative exported protein (Plasmodium exported protein, unknown function): MSRVHTRNYYYRHPNSKAVSENVYEIIRAKNKQAQRKKYLKIFLCLSLCILLFLLGYAFIVYNSSIDGRRSLYPKKSSKKSRKLSELVLADYPSSNYTSSNYPSSKMDDLKTLENDWNSSNEAVDDEGMCKDPFGNILDVPKHENDSLYRDYNTSMFDIKNIKIEEISLPLSKLELSHIISRLSKDVPKEYLMNLWLQAFAVSNDLVEIVNVLNEYIEYYKNQVDKCIDLTNNGNYTCWKKCNLELAKTLLFEHIEYKTKFYKVLVTRHM